The Streptomyces sp. NBC_00576 genome contains the following window.
CGAGCGCAGCCCGCCGAGGATCAGCGGGAGCGCGACGGGCAGTTCGACGCGCAGCAGGATGCCGGACTCGCGCATGCCCATGCCCCGCGCGGCGTCCACGGGAGGCGGATCCACGGAGCGCATCGCCTCGTAGGTGGTGACCAGGATCGGCGGGACGGCGAGGACGACCAGCGGGATCATGACGGGCAGCATGCCGAACCCGAGCGCGATGGTCGTCACCACCAGCAGGCCGAAGGTGGGCAGGGCGCGGCCGGCGGTGGCCACCAGGGAGAGGACGTTGCCGCCCCGCCCGTAGTGACCGGTGATCAGTCCGATGGGCAGCCCGATCAGGGCGGCGAGGGCGAGCGCCTCCAGGGAGTACTGGACGTGCTCCCACAGCCGGGTGGGAATGCCGTCGTAGCCGTGCCAGTGCGCGCTGTCGCCGAAGAAGGCGTGGATGAAGTTGATGACGTTCACCGGGCTGCGTCCTCCAGGGCGGGCACGGC
Protein-coding sequences here:
- a CDS encoding ABC transporter permease, which encodes MNVINFIHAFFGDSAHWHGYDGIPTRLWEHVQYSLEALALAALIGLPIGLITGHYGRGGNVLSLVATAGRALPTFGLLVVTTIALGFGMLPVMIPLVVLAVPPILVTTYEAMRSVDPPPVDAARGMGMRESGILLRVELPVALPLILGGLRSAAIQIVSTATIAAYVSLGGLGRYIVDGLYQHDYEKVVGGATLVAGMALATLAVFWAASRVTVSPGVRRSN